The following proteins are encoded in a genomic region of Mahella australiensis 50-1 BON:
- the yfmH gene encoding EF-P 5-aminopentanol modification-associated protein YfmH: MTVIENSAIEERIYKYKLDNGLTVFIMPKPGYTKQFAIYATNYGSNDIKFLSGKHREPIEVPCGIAHFLEHKLFEEQGGSIFERFSALGAQANAFTNFNMTAYLFSSTDKFYDCLELLLGFVNRPYFTDENVEKEKGIIAQEIRMYEDNPAWRVYFNLLGALYKNHPVKNDIAGTVESITGITKEQLYLCYETFYHPDNMAIFIIGDIDKEQVIKTVKRSFKDKNMSRRGDIKRIYPDEPMDVAQPLVKQQLAVAIPMFYIGFKDSDTGMSGNKLMKKDIVTGVLLNMLIGKSSDTYQSLYKDGLINATFEKDYTGEIHYGFSLMGGESQRPLKVQDRIMEAINNYKQSGLNVNDLDRVKRKMLGDFLMSLNRIDGIASAYIAATFKDINLLDYPKVLDDVKISDVEERLRQHFDEKYCAISIIEPKK; encoded by the coding sequence ATGACCGTCATAGAAAATAGTGCTATAGAAGAAAGAATATATAAATATAAGCTAGATAACGGTCTTACCGTTTTTATAATGCCTAAGCCGGGTTATACCAAGCAATTTGCTATTTATGCCACTAATTACGGTTCTAATGACATAAAGTTTTTGAGCGGAAAGCATAGAGAACCTATAGAAGTTCCTTGTGGTATAGCTCATTTTCTGGAGCATAAGCTGTTTGAGGAACAAGGTGGTAGCATATTCGAAAGGTTTTCTGCTTTGGGAGCGCAGGCTAACGCCTTCACAAATTTCAATATGACGGCTTATCTATTTTCATCTACCGACAAATTTTATGATTGCCTTGAATTATTGCTTGGCTTTGTCAACAGGCCCTACTTTACCGATGAAAATGTTGAGAAGGAAAAAGGCATAATTGCTCAGGAGATACGTATGTACGAGGATAATCCGGCATGGCGCGTTTACTTTAACCTGTTGGGTGCGTTGTATAAAAATCACCCTGTAAAAAACGATATAGCCGGTACGGTGGAATCCATAACAGGTATTACTAAAGAACAGCTTTATCTATGCTATGAGACGTTTTATCATCCCGATAATATGGCTATTTTTATAATAGGCGATATAGACAAAGAGCAAGTGATAAAAACAGTAAAGCGAAGCTTTAAAGACAAGAATATGTCCAGACGCGGAGATATCAAACGTATATATCCTGACGAACCTATGGACGTAGCGCAACCGTTAGTTAAACAGCAATTAGCGGTGGCGATCCCGATGTTTTATATCGGCTTTAAGGATTCGGATACTGGCATGTCAGGCAATAAATTGATGAAAAAGGATATAGTTACTGGTGTACTGCTTAATATGCTCATAGGTAAAAGTTCTGATACATACCAGAGTTTGTATAAAGATGGTCTTATCAACGCTACCTTTGAAAAGGATTATACAGGAGAAATACATTACGGCTTTAGCCTGATGGGGGGCGAATCGCAGCGGCCGCTCAAGGTGCAGGATAGGATAATGGAAGCTATAAATAATTATAAACAGAGCGGTTTGAATGTAAATGATCTCGACAGGGTTAAAAGAAAAATGCTGGGAGATTTTCTAATGAGCCTAAACCGTATAGATGGTATAGCATCGGCATATATTGCAGCGACCTTTAAAGACATAAATTTACTCGATTATCCTAAAGTGTTGGATGATGTAAAGATTTCAGATGTTGAGGAGAGGCTTCGCCAACATTTCGATGAGAAGTATTGCGCTATTTCTATAATAGAACCCAAAAAATAA
- a CDS encoding DUF1858 domain-containing protein codes for MITKDTPVEEILQKYDVLIYFLENGVSPFSCAGAFPQSLGKLLEIKKVKDPDAFIDGLNKLIEESTR; via the coding sequence ATGATCACTAAGGATACCCCGGTCGAGGAAATACTTCAAAAATACGACGTGCTGATATACTTTCTGGAAAACGGCGTTTCCCCTTTTAGCTGTGCAGGTGCTTTCCCGCAAAGTCTCGGAAAATTGCTTGAGATAAAGAAGGTGAAAGACCCGGATGCGTTTATAGACGGGCTTAACAAGTTAATCGAAGAAAGTACACGATAG
- the yfmF gene encoding EF-P 5-aminopentanol modification-associated protein YfmF: protein MDISTYDYKLDNGIDLHVISTKKFKTIHFNIFFHRALNKDTATLNALLPRVMKRGCQGFRDTIQIERFLEDIYGADFDADVLKKGERQIIGFRLDIVHPKYTGDDALIDKGLSFLNDIISKPLTIDEGFNQDYVEQEKQNLKDLIEGLINDKAQYAVERCIQEMCKGEPFATYVYGSTDALPGINAHNLYEYYKDVVASSPVDIFILGDVEPDAIRDKAEAIFNWPRGTVKRIPKEIIKKAITEPKEVVERMDVLQGKLSLGLRTNTAPDDTDYPILMLYASILGGGPHSKLFLNVREKASLAYYAYARLEKYKGLMIISSGIEIENYKKALDIMLEQLDEMKRGIISSQELDFSKKALTTSLRSIMDSPQQLTDYYLSNAILKKHSTIDQLIESINAAEMNQVVKIAQRINLDTIYFLANKAMKGAERI from the coding sequence ATGGATATATCTACATATGATTATAAATTGGATAACGGCATCGATTTGCACGTTATAAGTACTAAAAAGTTTAAGACCATTCACTTTAATATTTTCTTTCATAGAGCGTTAAATAAAGATACAGCAACGTTAAATGCTCTATTGCCTCGTGTCATGAAACGCGGTTGTCAGGGCTTTAGAGATACGATACAGATAGAGCGCTTCTTAGAGGACATATATGGTGCAGATTTCGATGCCGATGTATTAAAAAAAGGCGAGCGGCAAATTATAGGTTTCAGATTGGATATCGTGCATCCCAAATATACAGGGGATGATGCTTTGATAGATAAGGGATTATCCTTCTTAAATGATATAATATCGAAACCATTGACTATAGACGAAGGTTTTAATCAGGATTACGTGGAGCAAGAAAAACAGAACCTCAAGGACCTCATAGAGGGGTTAATAAACGATAAGGCTCAATACGCAGTCGAGCGTTGTATACAAGAAATGTGTAAAGGCGAACCATTTGCCACATATGTATACGGTAGTACAGATGCCCTGCCTGGTATAAATGCCCATAATCTTTATGAATATTATAAAGATGTGGTAGCCAGCAGTCCAGTCGATATATTTATATTAGGCGATGTAGAACCTGATGCCATACGCGATAAGGCTGAGGCTATCTTTAACTGGCCAAGAGGGACTGTGAAGAGGATACCCAAAGAGATTATTAAAAAAGCGATAACAGAACCCAAAGAGGTCGTAGAACGTATGGATGTTTTGCAGGGCAAACTATCGCTTGGCTTAAGAACCAATACCGCTCCGGACGATACTGATTATCCTATTCTAATGCTCTATGCTAGCATATTGGGCGGGGGCCCCCATTCCAAGCTATTCCTTAATGTCAGAGAAAAAGCCAGCTTGGCTTATTATGCTTATGCGAGATTAGAAAAATATAAAGGTTTGATGATAATAAGCTCGGGCATAGAGATAGAAAATTATAAAAAAGCTCTGGATATCATGCTTGAGCAATTGGATGAAATGAAAAGAGGCATCATATCATCGCAGGAATTGGATTTTTCTAAAAAAGCACTGACCACTTCTCTACGCTCGATAATGGATAGCCCTCAGCAATTGACGGATTATTATCTGAGCAACGCGATATTAAAAAAGCATTCTACTATAGATCAGCTCATAGAAAGCATAAACGCCGCAGAGATGAATCAAGTAGTAAAGATAGCACAACGGATAAATCTGGATACTATTTATTTCCTGGCAAACAAAGCTATGAAAGGGGCTGAGAGAATATGA